A genomic segment from Rhodospirillum centenum SW encodes:
- a CDS encoding DUF1289 domain-containing protein encodes MQDPDDHVASPCTRVCKVDPATRLCVGCLRSLEEITLWGSMSPDERRAVLAKLPGRSVPAWIGAGRPPRR; translated from the coding sequence ATGCAGGACCCGGACGATCATGTCGCCAGCCCCTGCACCCGTGTCTGCAAGGTGGATCCGGCAACCCGGCTCTGCGTCGGATGCCTGCGGTCGCTGGAGGAGATCACGCTGTGGGGCAGCATGTCGCCGGATGAACGTCGGGCGGTGCTGGCAAAGCTGCCCGGCCGCTCCGTCCCGGCGTGGATCGGGGCCGGCCGTCCGCCCCGCCGCTGA